ACGCCCGTCAATACCGCACCGAGCAACCCGCCCACACCGTGGATGCCGAATACGTCGAGCGCATCGTCGTATCCCAGGCTATACTTGAGCCAAGCGCAGGCCCAACAACAACTGAAACCGGCGATGATGCCGATCGCGAGGGCACCCGCGGGGGAAACGAAGCCGGCTGCCGGCGTAATGGCGACCAGACCCGCGACCGCACCCGACATCAGCCCCACCACGCTCGGCTTCTTGAGTACCCACCATTCGTAGAGCATCCAGGTGAGCGCGCCCGAAGCCGCGGATGCTTGAGTCACCAGCATCGCCAGGGCGGCACTGCTGCTGGCGGCCAGCGAGGAACCGGCACTGAACCCGAACCAGCCAATCCACAGCAGCGAAACGCCAATGACGCTGAACATCGGATTATGCGGTGCCATACTCTCGGTGCCGTATCCCGTGCGCTTGCCGACGATCAGACAGGCCACCAACCCGGCAACGCCGGCGTTGATGTGAACGATCGTACCCCCGGCGTAATCGAGCACGCCCTCGTCCTTAAGGAAACCGCCGCCCCAGATCCAGTGCACCACCGGCGCGTACACCAGGATGGACCAGAGGCCCACGAACCAGAGAATAGATGAGAATTTCATTCTA
This genomic interval from Gemmatimonadota bacterium contains the following:
- a CDS encoding ammonium transporter, whose translation is RMKFSSILWFVGLWSILVYAPVVHWIWGGGFLKDEGVLDYAGGTIVHINAGVAGLVACLIVGKRTGYGTESMAPHNPMFSVIGVSLLWIGWFGFSAGSSLAASSSAALAMLVTQASAASGALTWMLYEWWVLKKPSVVGLMSGAVAGLVAITPAAGFVSPAGALAIGIIAGFSCCWACAWLKYSLGYDDALDVFGIHGVGGLLGAVLTGVFAVREIGNVPGAVEGNFVQVWIQLEGVLAVAAWSAFGTLLILHVLKLFTSIRVSAEDESKGLDHSQHGEAIGTDG